The following proteins are encoded in a genomic region of uncultured Vibrio sp.:
- the secF gene encoding protein translocase subunit SecF, with protein MFQILKAEKTIGFMRWSKVAFVFSIFMIAASIFTLSAKGLNFGLDFTGGTLIEVGFERPANLEKIRTALDEKGFGDATVQNFGSARDVMVRLRPRDDVSGETLGNQIIGAIKDGTGESVEMRRIEFVGPNVGDELTEAGGLAILVSLICILIYVSMRFEWRLAAGAVMALAHDIIITLGVFSFMQIEVDLTIVAALLTVVGYSLNDTIVVFDRIRENFRKMRKGEPADIMDASITQTLSRTLITSGTTLFVVIALFAQGGAMIHGFATALLLGITVGTYSSIYVASALALKLGIQKEHLMPPQVEKEGAEFDEMP; from the coding sequence ATGTTTCAAATTCTAAAAGCAGAGAAGACGATCGGCTTTATGCGTTGGTCGAAAGTAGCATTTGTTTTCTCTATCTTTATGATTGCTGCTTCTATCTTCACATTGTCAGCTAAAGGGTTGAACTTTGGGTTGGACTTCACTGGCGGTACTTTGATCGAGGTTGGTTTCGAAAGACCTGCTAACCTGGAAAAAATCCGTACTGCCCTTGATGAAAAAGGCTTTGGTGACGCAACCGTACAGAACTTTGGTAGCGCGCGTGATGTGATGGTTCGTCTTCGTCCTCGTGATGATGTATCGGGCGAAACGTTGGGCAATCAGATCATCGGTGCGATTAAAGATGGCACAGGTGAAAGCGTAGAGATGCGCCGTATTGAGTTCGTAGGTCCCAATGTTGGTGATGAACTGACCGAGGCTGGTGGCTTGGCGATTCTAGTGTCGCTAATCTGTATCCTTATCTACGTATCAATGCGATTTGAATGGCGTTTGGCTGCGGGTGCGGTAATGGCACTGGCGCACGATATCATCATCACCCTGGGTGTGTTCTCGTTCATGCAAATTGAAGTAGACCTAACTATCGTTGCTGCATTGCTGACGGTTGTGGGTTACTCGCTCAACGATACCATCGTTGTATTTGACCGGATCCGTGAGAACTTCCGTAAGATGCGCAAAGGTGAGCCGGCAGATATCATGGACGCATCAATTACTCAGACGTTGAGCCGTACATTGATTACATCGGGTACCACATTGTTCGTAGTTATTGCGCTGTTTGCTCAGGGTGGTGCGATGATTCACGGTTTTGCAACCGCATTGCTACTTGGTATTACAGTAGGTACTTACTCTTCTATCTATGTTGCATCGGCACTTGCGCTAAAACTGGGTATCCAGAAAGAGCACTTAATGCCACCTCAAGTAGAAAAAGAAGGGGCAGAGTTCGACGAGATGCCATAA
- the secD gene encoding protein translocase subunit SecD: protein MLNRYPLWKYLMVLFAIIAAALYALPNIYGEDPAIQVTGARGASVDMSTLDAVTTALDKEQLSHKSIALENGSILVRFTDTDTQISARDVISEALGNDTIVALNLAPSTPDWLEAIGASPLKLGLDLRGGVHFLMEVDMDAAMEKLVGQQEEAFRSELRDAKIRYRAIRPSGKEAVEVLLRNEEQLAEAKTTLEKNHPDMNFVDSDSNGRFALVATFTEQRLQEIRNYAVEQNITILRNRVNELGVAEPLVQRQGASRIVVELPGVQDTARAKEILGATATLEFREVDDKADLSAAANGRAPAGSEIKQDRDGRPVVLKKRVILGGSSITDASSSVDEYGRPQVNISLDSEGGNKMSAFSKKNIGKLMATVFAEYKDSGRKTPEGKVILTKHEEVINQATIQSALGRNFRITGIDSAAEAHNLALLLRAGALIAPISIVEERTIGPSMGQQNIDMGIQACIWGMVAVMLFTLLYYRGFGLIANIALMANLVLIIGVMSMIPGATMTLPGIAGIVLTVGMAVDANVLIFERIREELRDGRNPQQAIHQGYANAFSTIADANITTLITAIILFAVGTGAVKGFAVTLSIGILTSMFTAIIGTRCIVNLIYGGKRVDKLSI, encoded by the coding sequence GTGCTAAACCGTTACCCATTATGGAAGTACTTAATGGTGCTTTTTGCGATCATCGCAGCTGCACTATACGCACTTCCAAATATCTACGGTGAAGATCCGGCTATTCAAGTTACAGGGGCGCGTGGCGCCTCTGTAGATATGTCAACGCTGGATGCTGTCACTACTGCTCTTGATAAAGAGCAACTCTCTCATAAATCCATTGCTCTCGAGAATGGATCAATTCTTGTCCGTTTTACCGACACTGATACTCAAATTAGTGCTCGTGATGTTATTAGCGAAGCGCTTGGTAACGACACAATTGTTGCACTTAACCTTGCACCTTCAACGCCAGACTGGCTAGAAGCGATTGGCGCGTCTCCACTTAAACTGGGTCTCGACCTGCGTGGTGGTGTTCACTTCTTGATGGAAGTGGATATGGATGCGGCCATGGAAAAACTGGTTGGTCAGCAAGAAGAAGCTTTCCGAAGCGAACTTCGTGACGCCAAGATCCGCTACCGAGCAATCCGCCCTTCTGGTAAAGAAGCGGTAGAAGTACTCCTTCGTAACGAAGAGCAATTAGCTGAAGCGAAAACTACTTTAGAAAAGAATCACCCAGACATGAACTTTGTCGATTCGGATTCTAACGGTCGTTTTGCACTGGTTGCTACCTTCACAGAGCAACGTCTGCAAGAGATCCGTAATTACGCCGTAGAACAAAACATTACCATTCTACGTAATCGTGTAAACGAGCTGGGTGTTGCTGAACCTCTTGTTCAACGTCAGGGTGCAAGCCGTATTGTGGTTGAGCTTCCTGGTGTTCAGGATACTGCTCGCGCGAAAGAAATTCTGGGTGCAACAGCAACACTGGAATTCCGCGAAGTGGATGATAAAGCGGATCTATCGGCGGCCGCGAATGGTCGTGCGCCAGCAGGTAGCGAAATCAAACAAGATCGCGATGGTCGTCCTGTTGTATTGAAAAAGCGCGTTATCTTAGGTGGTTCAAGCATCACGGATGCGAGTTCAAGTGTTGATGAATATGGTCGTCCTCAAGTTAACATCTCGCTAGACAGTGAAGGTGGTAACAAGATGTCTGCGTTCTCGAAGAAGAACATTGGTAAGCTTATGGCTACCGTGTTTGCTGAGTACAAAGACAGCGGTCGTAAGACGCCTGAAGGTAAAGTGATTCTGACTAAGCACGAAGAAGTGATTAACCAAGCGACGATTCAGTCTGCGCTTGGCCGTAACTTCCGTATTACCGGTATCGACTCGGCTGCAGAAGCACACAACCTAGCGTTACTATTACGCGCTGGTGCACTTATCGCACCTATCTCTATCGTTGAAGAGCGTACCATTGGTCCATCAATGGGTCAGCAAAACATCGATATGGGTATTCAGGCATGTATCTGGGGTATGGTTGCCGTAATGCTCTTTACCCTGCTTTACTACCGTGGTTTTGGTCTGATTGCCAACATTGCACTGATGGCGAACTTGGTACTGATTATCGGCGTGATGTCGATGATTCCAGGGGCAACCATGACGCTGCCTGGTATTGCCGGTATTGTATTAACCGTTGGTATGGCGGTCGATGCAAACGTACTGATCTTTGAGCGTATCCGGGAAGAGCTTCGAGACGGCCGCAATCCGCAGCAAGCGATTCACCAAGGTTACGCGAACGCGTTCAGTACCATTGCTGATGCGAACATCACGACACTTATCACAGCAATCATCTTGTTTGCTGTTGGTACCGGTGCAGTGAAAGGTTTCGCAGTAACACTATCTATCGGTATCTTAACTTCAATGTTCACCGCTATCATTGGTACACGTTGTATCGTGAACCTAATATATGGTGGCAAACGCGTTGATAAACTGTCGATCTAA
- the yajC gene encoding preprotein translocase subunit YajC, producing MFISQAHAAAEGAPAGGGFEMLIMLGMFAVIFYFMIYRPQSKRVKEHKNLMASMGKGDEVLTSGGLVGKITKIAEDNDFISIELNANNEVVIKKDFITAVLPKGTLKSL from the coding sequence ATGTTTATTTCTCAGGCTCACGCAGCAGCAGAAGGCGCACCAGCAGGCGGCGGTTTTGAAATGCTAATCATGCTTGGCATGTTCGCAGTGATCTTTTACTTCATGATTTACCGCCCACAAAGCAAGCGTGTAAAAGAGCACAAGAACCTAATGGCTTCAATGGGCAAAGGTGACGAAGTCCTAACCAGCGGTGGTCTAGTAGGTAAAATCACTAAGATTGCTGAAGACAATGATTTCATTTCAATCGAGCTTAATGCGAACAATGAAGTTGTAATCAAAAAAGACTTCATCACTGCAGTGCTGCCTAAAGGTACGCTTAAGTCTCTATAA